A single genomic interval of Nitrospirota bacterium harbors:
- a CDS encoding GGDEF domain-containing protein — MVKPEKSTETNPGGLVCKDKCQLSRLVEMATHDDLTKVLNRKAVFATLENEMRKVFRHKYPVSILLIDLDHFKNTNDTLGHLKGDWVLKESSKKMQFSLRHEDVLGRYGGDEFLAVLPFTGFEGAMIVAKRLISVFNLQPISFEKITIPQTVSIGATAHQEGDTTISILDRADRALYLAKKAGRNRCEWI, encoded by the coding sequence TTGGTAAAACCAGAGAAATCGACTGAAACGAACCCGGGAGGGTTAGTCTGTAAAGATAAGTGTCAGCTTTCCCGCCTTGTTGAAATGGCGACGCATGATGATTTAACAAAGGTATTAAACCGAAAGGCTGTTTTCGCGACTCTTGAAAATGAAATGCGAAAGGTATTTAGACATAAGTATCCCGTTTCCATCCTGTTAATTGATCTGGATCATTTCAAAAATACCAATGATACGCTGGGTCATCTCAAGGGAGATTGGGTATTAAAAGAATCTTCAAAAAAGATGCAGTTCTCCCTGCGGCATGAAGATGTTCTTGGACGGTACGGAGGGGATGAATTTCTCGCGGTTCTCCCATTTACCGGTTTTGAAGGCGCCATGATCGTGGCGAAACGGTTAATTTCAGTTTTTAATTTACAACCCATAAGCTTTGAAAAAATAACGATTCCGCAGACCGTCAGTATCGGCGCGACGGCGCATCAGGAAGGGGACACGACAATTTCAATTTTGGATCGAGCGGACCGCGCGCTCTACCTGGCCAAAAAAGCAGGTCGTAACCGGTGTGAATGGATTTAA